From the Manihot esculenta cultivar AM560-2 chromosome 3, M.esculenta_v8, whole genome shotgun sequence genome, one window contains:
- the LOC110608132 gene encoding zinc finger CCHC-type and RNA-binding motif-containing protein 1-like translates to MALKLEKLTDGKKKSIALNIDTSESSNLSSYEEEMAMLVRKFRRAFRKGGSKCKRFVKKYGPKDDSQKDPKEIICYECNKPGHIRPNCPKNKKKKKEDKGKKAMVAVCDAIDESSSDDSNEKNEGNICCMALEKETAEPSKDEKIQITEETNKWHIDSECSHNMIGDKTLFSKLFMKSEGFVRFGDKGRAQIIENGTIGLKPCIENAALIQSLKYNLLSVSQLCDKGFKITFLSTYSENS, encoded by the exons ATGGCTTTGAAATTAGAAAAGCTAACAGATGGCAAAAAGAAGTCTATTGCTTTGAATATAGATACAAGTGAGTCTTCAAATTTATCCAGTTATGAAGAAGAAATGGCTATGTTAGTAAGAAAATTCAGAAGAGCATTCAGAAAAGGTGGAAGCAAGTGCAAAAGATTTGTCAAAAAGTATGGACCAAAAGATGACTCTCAAAAAGATCCAAAAGAAATTATCTGCTATGAATGTAACAAGCCCGGTCACATCAGACCTAACTGtccaaaaaacaaaaagaagaagaaggaagataaAGGAAAGAAGGCTATGGTAGCTGTATGTGATGCAATTGATGAGAGCTCAAGTGATGATTCAAACGAGAAGAATGAAGGTAATATTTGCTGTATGGCTCTTGAAAAAGAAACTGCTGAACCTTCAAAAGATGAAAAAATTCAG ATAACTGAGGAAACAAATAAGTGGCATATTGACAGTGAGTGTTCACATAACATGATTGGAGACAAGACTCTATTCAGTAAGCTGTTCATGAAATCAGAAGGGTTTGTAAGATTTGGAGATAAAGGAAGAGCACAGATTATCGAAAATGGAACAATTGGATTAAAACCATGTATCGAAAATGCGGCACTTATTCAAAGTCTGAAATATAACTTGTTGAGTGTAAGTCAACTTTGTGACAAAGGTTTCAAGATAACATTTCTATCcacatattctgaaaattcttGA